One Cryptomeria japonica chromosome 9, Sugi_1.0, whole genome shotgun sequence genomic window carries:
- the LOC131029735 gene encoding pentatricopeptide repeat-containing protein At2g39620-like isoform X3, with the protein MSLPSTPHLNLTALCKEGQLVEALRILLTTHIPPRDSSTYFQLLRTCILKNALTQGKNVHSFIVHRRFAFATRTNFQNKLINMYVKCGSLVDARKVFDLMKVRNSISWNTIIGAYRQHGYPHESVTLFHQMQRTGFQPDQFTFATVLPACAKMGALEQGMDIYQSIKDSGISSNVVVATALVDMLAKCGSIDKAREVFDKMPQRDVISWNAMIVGYAHNGLVEKALETFKQMQLAGVKPDSKTVASILPACATIGALEEGMDIHHSITEGGFLSDVVVASALIDMYSKCGRVEKARELFDKMPQRDVISWTVMIAGYVQNGFVEKALQTFKQMQLTGVKPDSSIFASILPACTHIGASEPGIAIHQIITEGGFSSDVVVASALVDMYAKCGSIEKAREMFDRIPQRDVVSWTAMIVGYAQNGFVEKALETFKQMQLASVKPNSTTFASVLPACAKMGALEQGMDIHQSIIEGGFFSDVVVASALVDMYAKCGSIDKSCELFDKMPQRNVVSWNAMIAGYAQNGLVEKALETFKQMQLAGVKPDSTTFASVLPVCAKMGALEQGMAVHQSITEEGFMSDVVLASALVDMYAKCGRLDKARELFDKIPQRNVVSWNAMITGYVQNGFVEKALETFKQMQLMGLKPDYVTFATIVSACAQIGALEMGRAIHQIIIESGFLAEVVVASALVDMYAKCGSIDRACKQFDRMSERDAVSWTSMIVGYTQNGFVEKALETFKQMPLAGVKPNSTTFASILPACAKMGALEQGIFIHQSILEGGCLSDVVVASALVDMYAKCGSIDKARELFDKMPQRNVISWNAMIAGYAQNGLSMQV; encoded by the exons ATGTCATTGCCATCCACCCCTCATCTCAATCTCACAGCATTATGTAAGGAGGGACAGTTGGTGGAGGCGCTGCGCATTCTGCTTACTACACACATACCTCCCAGAGATTCCTCTACATATTTTCAATTATTGCGGACCTGCATTCTTAAAAATGCCCTTACACAAGGGAAAAATGTTCACTCTTTCATCGTTCATAGGCGCTTTGCATTTGCTACACGCACAAATTTTCAGAACAAGCTTATTAACATGTATGTCAAGTGCGGAAGTTTGGTTGATGCTCGTAAAGTGTTTGACCTCATGAAAGTACGAAACAGCATCTCATGGAATACGATTATTGGAGCATATCGACAACATGGGTATCCTCACGAGTCAGTCACTTTGTTTCACCAAATGCAACGAACAGGTTTTCAACCCGATCAGTTCACATTTGCCACCGTACTcccagcttgtgccaaaatgggagctttggaacagggtatggacatctatcaaagcataaaggatagtgGAATTTcgtcaaatgttgtagttgcaacggCCCTGGTAGACATgcttgcaaaatgtggaagcatagacaaggcacgcgaagtatttgacaaaatgcctcaaagagatgtcatctcatggaatgcaatgattgtaggatatgcacacaATGGgcttgttgaaaaggctttagaaactttcaagcaaatgcaattggcaggtgtaaagcctgATTCTAAAACCGTTGCCAGCATCCTTCCAGCCTGTGCTACAATAGGAGCATTGGAAGAGGGTATGGACATCCACCACAGCATAACGGAAGGCggatttttgtcagatgttgtagtcgcaagtgccctgatagacatgtattCAAAATGTGGAAGAGTAGAGAAGGCCCgggaattgtttgacaaaatgcctcaaagagatgtcatatcATGGACTgtcatgattgcaggatatgttcAAAATGGATTCGTTGAAAAGGCCTTAcaaacttttaagcaaatgcaactGACAGGTGTAAAGCCAGATTCCTCaatctttgctagcatcctccctgcctgtactCATATTGGAGCTTCGGAACCGGGTATAGCCATCCATCAAATCATAACTGAAGGCGGATTTTCGTCAGACGTTGTTGTTGCAAGTGCTCTGgtggatatgtatgcaaaatgtggaagcatagaaaagGCACGTGAAATGTTTgacagaatacctcaaagagatgtggtctcatggactgcaatgatcgTAGGAtacgcacaaaatggatttgttgagaaggccttagaaactttcaagcaaatgcaactggcaagtgtaaagccaaattccacaacctttgcgaGCGTCcttccagcctgtgccaaaatgggagctttggaacagggaatggatatccatcaaagcataattgaagGAGGATTTTTCTCAGATGTTGTCGTTGCAagtgccttggtagacatgtatgcaaaatgtggaagcatagacaagtcatgtgaactgtttgacaaaatgcctcaaagaaatgtggtctcatggaatgccatgattgcaggatatgcacaaaatggattagttGAAAAGGctctagaaactttcaagcaaatgcaattggcaggtgtaaagccagactccacaacctttgccagcgtcCTCCCAGTCTGTGCCAAAATGGgtgctttggaacaaggtatggccgtccatcaaagcataacagaggAGGGATTTATGTCAGATGTTGTACTTGCtagtgctctggtagacatgtatgcaaaatgtggaaggctagataaggcacgtgaactgtttgacaaaatacctcaaagaaatgtggtctcatggaacgCCATGATTACAGGATATGTCCaaaatgggtttgttgaaaaggccttagaaacttttaagcaaatgcaactGATGGGTTTAAAGCCAGATTACGTGACCTTTGCCACCATTGTCTCTGCCTGTGCTCAAATTGGAGCTTTGGAAATGGGTAGAGCTATCCATCAAATCATAATTGAAAGTGGATTTTTGGCAGAGGTTGTAGTTGCaagtgccctggtagacatgtatgcaaaatgtggaagcatagacagaGCATGTAAACAGTTTGATAGAATGTCTGAAAGAGATGCGGTCTCATGGACTTCAATGATAGTAGGAtacacacaaaatggatttgttgaaaaggctttagaaactttcaagcaaatgcccttggcaggtgtaaagccaaattccacaacctttgccagcatccttccagcctgtgccaaaatgggagctctgGAACAGGGTATATTTATACATCAAAGCATACTGGAAGGGGGAtgtttgtcagatgttgtagttgcaagtgccttggtagacatgtatgcaaaatgtggaagcatagacaaggcacgtgaactgtttgacaaaatgcctcaaagaaatgtgatctcatggaatgccatgattgcaggctATGCACAAAATGGACTTT CCATGCAGGTTTAG
- the LOC131029735 gene encoding pentatricopeptide repeat-containing protein At1g11290, chloroplastic-like isoform X2, with amino-acid sequence MSLPSTPHLNLTALCKEGQLVEALRILLTTHIPPRDSSTYFQLLRTCILKNALTQGKNVHSFIVHRRFAFATRTNFQNKLINMYVKCGSLVDARKVFDLMKVRNSISWNTIIGAYRQHGYPHESVTLFHQMQRTGFQPDQFTFATVLPACAKMGALEQGMDIYQSIKDSGISSNVVVATALVDMLAKCGSIDKAREVFDKMPQRDVISWNAMIVGYAHNGLVEKALETFKQMQLAGVKPDSKTVASILPACATIGALEEGMDIHHSITEGGFLSDVVVASALIDMYSKCGRVEKARELFDKMPQRDVISWTVMIAGYVQNGFVEKALQTFKQMQLTGVKPDSSIFASILPACTHIGASEPGIAIHQIITEGGFSSDVVVASALVDMYAKCGSIEKAREMFDRIPQRDVVSWTAMIVGYAQNGFVEKALETFKQMQLASVKPNSTTFASVLPACAKMGALEQGMDIHQSIIEGGFFSDVVVASALVDMYAKCGSIDKSCELFDKMPQRNVVSWNAMIAGYAQNGLVEKALETFKQMQLAGVKPDSTTFASVLPVCAKMGALEQGMAVHQSITEEGFMSDVVLASALVDMYAKCGRLDKARELFDKIPQRNVVSWNAMITGYVQNGFVEKALETFKQMQLMGLKPDYVTFATIVSACAQIGALEMGRAIHQIIIESGFLAEVVVASALVDMYAKCGSIDRACKQFDRMSERDAVSWTSMIVGYTQNGFVEKALETFKQMPLAGVKPNSTTFASILPACAKMGALEQGIFIHQSILEGGCLSDVVVASALVDMYAKCGSIDKARELFDKMPQRNVISWNAMIAGYAQNGLCKDALKIFELMKHSGTYPDIVSFACVLFACSHAGLVDEGCTYFNHMEVGRWDEVQMVRRLMKDREIKKIPGCSWIEGHKTVHAFCAGDRSHPQTQEIYAKLEKLSWEMKAAGYFPDSEQSVNDVEEEEKELFICHHSEKLAIAFGLLNTPHGTTIRVVKNLRVCADCHSATKLISKIVGREIVVRDTNRFHHFKQGQCSCRDYW; translated from the exons ATGTCATTGCCATCCACCCCTCATCTCAATCTCACAGCATTATGTAAGGAGGGACAGTTGGTGGAGGCGCTGCGCATTCTGCTTACTACACACATACCTCCCAGAGATTCCTCTACATATTTTCAATTATTGCGGACCTGCATTCTTAAAAATGCCCTTACACAAGGGAAAAATGTTCACTCTTTCATCGTTCATAGGCGCTTTGCATTTGCTACACGCACAAATTTTCAGAACAAGCTTATTAACATGTATGTCAAGTGCGGAAGTTTGGTTGATGCTCGTAAAGTGTTTGACCTCATGAAAGTACGAAACAGCATCTCATGGAATACGATTATTGGAGCATATCGACAACATGGGTATCCTCACGAGTCAGTCACTTTGTTTCACCAAATGCAACGAACAGGTTTTCAACCCGATCAGTTCACATTTGCCACCGTACTcccagcttgtgccaaaatgggagctttggaacagggtatggacatctatcaaagcataaaggatagtgGAATTTcgtcaaatgttgtagttgcaacggCCCTGGTAGACATgcttgcaaaatgtggaagcatagacaaggcacgcgaagtatttgacaaaatgcctcaaagagatgtcatctcatggaatgcaatgattgtaggatatgcacacaATGGgcttgttgaaaaggctttagaaactttcaagcaaatgcaattggcaggtgtaaagcctgATTCTAAAACCGTTGCCAGCATCCTTCCAGCCTGTGCTACAATAGGAGCATTGGAAGAGGGTATGGACATCCACCACAGCATAACGGAAGGCggatttttgtcagatgttgtagtcgcaagtgccctgatagacatgtattCAAAATGTGGAAGAGTAGAGAAGGCCCgggaattgtttgacaaaatgcctcaaagagatgtcatatcATGGACTgtcatgattgcaggatatgttcAAAATGGATTCGTTGAAAAGGCCTTAcaaacttttaagcaaatgcaactGACAGGTGTAAAGCCAGATTCCTCaatctttgctagcatcctccctgcctgtactCATATTGGAGCTTCGGAACCGGGTATAGCCATCCATCAAATCATAACTGAAGGCGGATTTTCGTCAGACGTTGTTGTTGCAAGTGCTCTGgtggatatgtatgcaaaatgtggaagcatagaaaagGCACGTGAAATGTTTgacagaatacctcaaagagatgtggtctcatggactgcaatgatcgTAGGAtacgcacaaaatggatttgttgagaaggccttagaaactttcaagcaaatgcaactggcaagtgtaaagccaaattccacaacctttgcgaGCGTCcttccagcctgtgccaaaatgggagctttggaacagggaatggatatccatcaaagcataattgaagGAGGATTTTTCTCAGATGTTGTCGTTGCAagtgccttggtagacatgtatgcaaaatgtggaagcatagacaagtcatgtgaactgtttgacaaaatgcctcaaagaaatgtggtctcatggaatgccatgattgcaggatatgcacaaaatggattagttGAAAAGGctctagaaactttcaagcaaatgcaattggcaggtgtaaagccagactccacaacctttgccagcgtcCTCCCAGTCTGTGCCAAAATGGgtgctttggaacaaggtatggccgtccatcaaagcataacagaggAGGGATTTATGTCAGATGTTGTACTTGCtagtgctctggtagacatgtatgcaaaatgtggaaggctagataaggcacgtgaactgtttgacaaaatacctcaaagaaatgtggtctcatggaacgCCATGATTACAGGATATGTCCaaaatgggtttgttgaaaaggccttagaaacttttaagcaaatgcaactGATGGGTTTAAAGCCAGATTACGTGACCTTTGCCACCATTGTCTCTGCCTGTGCTCAAATTGGAGCTTTGGAAATGGGTAGAGCTATCCATCAAATCATAATTGAAAGTGGATTTTTGGCAGAGGTTGTAGTTGCaagtgccctggtagacatgtatgcaaaatgtggaagcatagacagaGCATGTAAACAGTTTGATAGAATGTCTGAAAGAGATGCGGTCTCATGGACTTCAATGATAGTAGGAtacacacaaaatggatttgttgaaaaggctttagaaactttcaagcaaatgcccttggcaggtgtaaagccaaattccacaacctttgccagcatccttccagcctgtgccaaaatgggagctctgGAACAGGGTATATTTATACATCAAAGCATACTGGAAGGGGGAtgtttgtcagatgttgtagttgcaagtgccttggtagacatgtatgcaaaatgtggaagcatagacaaggcacgtgaactgtttgacaaaatgcctcaaagaaatgtgatctcatggaatgccatgattgcaggctATGCACAAAATGGACTTTGTAAGGATGCTCTCAAAATCTTTGAATTGATGAAGCACTCTGGAACATATCCTGACATCGTAAGCTTTGCTTGTGTTCTATTTGCATGCAGCCATGCAGGTTTAGTGGATGAGGGCTGTACATACTTCAATCATATGG AAGTGGGCAGGTGGGATGAGGTTCAAAtggtaaggagattgatgaaaGATAGAGAAATTAAAAAGATCcctggatgtagttggattgaaggCCATAAAACAGTACATGCTTTTTGTGCGGGAGACAGATCACACCCACAGACACAGGAGATCTATGCAAAGTTGGAGAAATTGTCTTGGGAAATGAAGGCAGCAGGGTATTTTCCAGATTCAGAACAGTCAGTAAATGATgttgaagaggaggaaaaagaattaTTTATCTGCCACCATAGTGAAAAGTTGGCAATTGCATTTGGTTTGTTAAACACACCCCATGGAACAACTATTAGAGTTGTTAAGAACCTTAGAGTATGCGCCGATTGCCACAGTGCAACGAAACTTATCTCCAAGATTGTTGGAAGAGAAATTGTTGTAAGAGATACAAACCGTTTCCATCATTTTAAACAGGGACAATGTTCTTGCAGAGATTATTGGTAA
- the LOC131029735 gene encoding pentatricopeptide repeat-containing protein At3g12770-like isoform X1 gives MSLPSTPHLNLTALCKEGQLVEALRILLTTHIPPRDSSTYFQLLRTCILKNALTQGKNVHSFIVHRRFAFATRTNFQNKLINMYVKCGSLVDARKVFDLMKVRNSISWNTIIGAYRQHGYPHESVTLFHQMQRTGFQPDQFTFATVLPACAKMGALEQGMDIYQSIKDSGISSNVVVATALVDMLAKCGSIDKAREVFDKMPQRDVISWNAMIVGYAHNGLVEKALETFKQMQLAGVKPDSKTVASILPACATIGALEEGMDIHHSITEGGFLSDVVVASALIDMYSKCGRVEKARELFDKMPQRDVISWTVMIAGYVQNGFVEKALQTFKQMQLTGVKPDSSIFASILPACTHIGASEPGIAIHQIITEGGFSSDVVVASALVDMYAKCGSIEKAREMFDRIPQRDVVSWTAMIVGYAQNGFVEKALETFKQMQLASVKPNSTTFASVLPACAKMGALEQGMDIHQSIIEGGFFSDVVVASALVDMYAKCGSIDKSCELFDKMPQRNVVSWNAMIAGYAQNGLVEKALETFKQMQLAGVKPDSTTFASVLPVCAKMGALEQGMAVHQSITEEGFMSDVVLASALVDMYAKCGRLDKARELFDKIPQRNVVSWNAMITGYVQNGFVEKALETFKQMQLMGLKPDYVTFATIVSACAQIGALEMGRAIHQIIIESGFLAEVVVASALVDMYAKCGSIDRACKQFDRMSERDAVSWTSMIVGYTQNGFVEKALETFKQMPLAGVKPNSTTFASILPACAKMGALEQGIFIHQSILEGGCLSDVVVASALVDMYAKCGSIDKARELFDKMPQRNVISWNAMIAGYAQNGLCKDALKIFELMKHSGTYPDIVSFACVLFACSHAGLVDEGCTYFNHMGNLYCMTPTVDHYVCMVDLLGRAGYLEDTLKFIIKMPVKPVVVVWMCFLGSCRSHLNIGLGVFTAMLLFDLDSKNAATYVLLSNIFAEVGRWDEVQMVRRLMKDREIKKIPGCSWIEGHKTVHAFCAGDRSHPQTQEIYAKLEKLSWEMKAAGYFPDSEQSVNDVEEEEKELFICHHSEKLAIAFGLLNTPHGTTIRVVKNLRVCADCHSATKLISKIVGREIVVRDTNRFHHFKQGQCSCRDYW, from the coding sequence ATGTCATTGCCATCCACCCCTCATCTCAATCTCACAGCATTATGTAAGGAGGGACAGTTGGTGGAGGCGCTGCGCATTCTGCTTACTACACACATACCTCCCAGAGATTCCTCTACATATTTTCAATTATTGCGGACCTGCATTCTTAAAAATGCCCTTACACAAGGGAAAAATGTTCACTCTTTCATCGTTCATAGGCGCTTTGCATTTGCTACACGCACAAATTTTCAGAACAAGCTTATTAACATGTATGTCAAGTGCGGAAGTTTGGTTGATGCTCGTAAAGTGTTTGACCTCATGAAAGTACGAAACAGCATCTCATGGAATACGATTATTGGAGCATATCGACAACATGGGTATCCTCACGAGTCAGTCACTTTGTTTCACCAAATGCAACGAACAGGTTTTCAACCCGATCAGTTCACATTTGCCACCGTACTcccagcttgtgccaaaatgggagctttggaacagggtatggacatctatcaaagcataaaggatagtgGAATTTcgtcaaatgttgtagttgcaacggCCCTGGTAGACATgcttgcaaaatgtggaagcatagacaaggcacgcgaagtatttgacaaaatgcctcaaagagatgtcatctcatggaatgcaatgattgtaggatatgcacacaATGGgcttgttgaaaaggctttagaaactttcaagcaaatgcaattggcaggtgtaaagcctgATTCTAAAACCGTTGCCAGCATCCTTCCAGCCTGTGCTACAATAGGAGCATTGGAAGAGGGTATGGACATCCACCACAGCATAACGGAAGGCggatttttgtcagatgttgtagtcgcaagtgccctgatagacatgtattCAAAATGTGGAAGAGTAGAGAAGGCCCgggaattgtttgacaaaatgcctcaaagagatgtcatatcATGGACTgtcatgattgcaggatatgttcAAAATGGATTCGTTGAAAAGGCCTTAcaaacttttaagcaaatgcaactGACAGGTGTAAAGCCAGATTCCTCaatctttgctagcatcctccctgcctgtactCATATTGGAGCTTCGGAACCGGGTATAGCCATCCATCAAATCATAACTGAAGGCGGATTTTCGTCAGACGTTGTTGTTGCAAGTGCTCTGgtggatatgtatgcaaaatgtggaagcatagaaaagGCACGTGAAATGTTTgacagaatacctcaaagagatgtggtctcatggactgcaatgatcgTAGGAtacgcacaaaatggatttgttgagaaggccttagaaactttcaagcaaatgcaactggcaagtgtaaagccaaattccacaacctttgcgaGCGTCcttccagcctgtgccaaaatgggagctttggaacagggaatggatatccatcaaagcataattgaagGAGGATTTTTCTCAGATGTTGTCGTTGCAagtgccttggtagacatgtatgcaaaatgtggaagcatagacaagtcatgtgaactgtttgacaaaatgcctcaaagaaatgtggtctcatggaatgccatgattgcaggatatgcacaaaatggattagttGAAAAGGctctagaaactttcaagcaaatgcaattggcaggtgtaaagccagactccacaacctttgccagcgtcCTCCCAGTCTGTGCCAAAATGGgtgctttggaacaaggtatggccgtccatcaaagcataacagaggAGGGATTTATGTCAGATGTTGTACTTGCtagtgctctggtagacatgtatgcaaaatgtggaaggctagataaggcacgtgaactgtttgacaaaatacctcaaagaaatgtggtctcatggaacgCCATGATTACAGGATATGTCCaaaatgggtttgttgaaaaggccttagaaacttttaagcaaatgcaactGATGGGTTTAAAGCCAGATTACGTGACCTTTGCCACCATTGTCTCTGCCTGTGCTCAAATTGGAGCTTTGGAAATGGGTAGAGCTATCCATCAAATCATAATTGAAAGTGGATTTTTGGCAGAGGTTGTAGTTGCaagtgccctggtagacatgtatgcaaaatgtggaagcatagacagaGCATGTAAACAGTTTGATAGAATGTCTGAAAGAGATGCGGTCTCATGGACTTCAATGATAGTAGGAtacacacaaaatggatttgttgaaaaggctttagaaactttcaagcaaatgcccttggcaggtgtaaagccaaattccacaacctttgccagcatccttccagcctgtgccaaaatgggagctctgGAACAGGGTATATTTATACATCAAAGCATACTGGAAGGGGGAtgtttgtcagatgttgtagttgcaagtgccttggtagacatgtatgcaaaatgtggaagcatagacaaggcacgtgaactgtttgacaaaatgcctcaaagaaatgtgatctcatggaatgccatgattgcaggctATGCACAAAATGGACTTTGTAAGGATGCTCTCAAAATCTTTGAATTGATGAAGCACTCTGGAACATATCCTGACATCGTAAGCTTTGCTTGTGTTCTATTTGCATGCAGCCATGCAGGTTTAGTGGATGAGGGCTGTACATACTTCAATCATATGGGTAACCTTTACTGCATGACACCTACGGTTGATCATTATGTGTGCATGGTTGATCTTCTTGGCCGTGCTGGCTATCTTGAGGATACCCTAAAATTTATCATTAAGATGCCAGTTAAACCTGTGGTGGTTGTGTGGATGTGTTTTCTTGGTTCCTGTAGATCACATCTGAATATAGGCTTAGGAGTATTTACAGCAATGCTGCTCTTTGATTTGGATTCTAAAAATGCTGCGACTTATGTTCTTCTCTCAAACATCTTTGCAGAAGTGGGCAGGTGGGATGAGGTTCAAAtggtaaggagattgatgaaaGATAGAGAAATTAAAAAGATCcctggatgtagttggattgaaggCCATAAAACAGTACATGCTTTTTGTGCGGGAGACAGATCACACCCACAGACACAGGAGATCTATGCAAAGTTGGAGAAATTGTCTTGGGAAATGAAGGCAGCAGGGTATTTTCCAGATTCAGAACAGTCAGTAAATGATgttgaagaggaggaaaaagaattaTTTATCTGCCACCATAGTGAAAAGTTGGCAATTGCATTTGGTTTGTTAAACACACCCCATGGAACAACTATTAGAGTTGTTAAGAACCTTAGAGTATGCGCCGATTGCCACAGTGCAACGAAACTTATCTCCAAGATTGTTGGAAGAGAAATTGTTGTAAGAGATACAAACCGTTTCCATCATTTTAAACAGGGACAATGTTCTTGCAGAGATTATTGGTAA